A portion of the Thermotoga sp. SG1 genome contains these proteins:
- a CDS encoding NADH-quinone oxidoreductase subunit B family protein, with product MKERTVWERIADALRSRSIWMLHYCTGCGAVELPPSMTSRFDMERFGIAPMATPRQADILLITGYLNTKTLRRVIYTYEQMPDPKYVVGFGSCTINGGIYFDSYATVNRLDYYIPVDVYIAGCMPRPEAILEAFNYLMEKIRKGEADGWKRYRENYEWYKQNQIRSLGEVYVHDEFHE from the coding sequence ATGAAAGAAAGAACGGTCTGGGAAAGAATTGCAGACGCCCTCAGGTCGAGATCCATATGGATGCTTCACTACTGCACCGGCTGCGGTGCTGTGGAACTCCCACCATCCATGACGTCCAGGTTCGACATGGAAAGATTCGGAATAGCCCCCATGGCAACACCGAGACAGGCAGACATACTGCTCATCACGGGATATCTGAACACCAAGACACTGCGAAGGGTGATCTACACCTACGAACAGATGCCGGATCCCAAATACGTCGTGGGCTTTGGAAGCTGTACCATAAACGGAGGAATATACTTCGACTCGTACGCGACGGTGAACAGACTCGACTACTATATCCCTGTTGACGTATACATCGCCGGTTGTATGCCAAGGCCCGAAGCGATTCTTGAGGCCTTCAACTACCTGATGGAGAAGATCAGAAAAGGAGAAGCGGACGGCTGGAAGAGGTACAGGGAAAACTACGAGTGGTACAAGCAGAATCAGATCCGCTCCCTTGGGGAGGTGTACGTACATGACGAGTTCCATGAATGA
- a CDS encoding NADH-quinone oxidoreductase subunit C produces MTSSMNEALEKLEVFQPEVEEIDEREAKISVAPDRVISVLETLKSLGYSHLSLMTCVDWIEDSQFELVYILFSWRDGGKFIVSTRIDRNNPVFVTVKEIWPVARFYEREIHEFFGVKFLGNDDMKPLFLELWDDKPPLKKDFDPLEYSKRKFPGREYKKDVVAEAKRMFRGEING; encoded by the coding sequence ATGACGAGTTCCATGAATGAAGCGCTGGAGAAGTTGGAGGTCTTCCAACCGGAAGTGGAGGAGATAGATGAAAGAGAAGCAAAGATCTCTGTAGCACCGGACAGGGTCATCTCCGTGCTGGAAACCTTGAAATCTCTGGGTTATTCACACCTTTCTTTGATGACCTGCGTGGACTGGATCGAGGACAGCCAGTTCGAACTCGTGTACATTCTCTTTTCCTGGAGAGATGGCGGAAAGTTCATCGTGTCAACCAGGATAGACAGGAACAATCCAGTGTTCGTTACAGTGAAAGAGATCTGGCCCGTCGCCAGGTTCTACGAAAGGGAAATCCATGAATTCTTCGGTGTGAAGTTCCTTGGCAACGACGATATGAAGCCTCTCTTCCTCGAGCTCTGGGACGACAAACCACCACTCAAAAAAGACTTTGATCCCCTCGAGTACTCGAAGAGAAAGTTTCCTGGAAGAGAGTACAAAAAAGACGTCGTTGCAGAGGCAAAAAGGATGTTCAGAGGTGAGATAAATGGGTGA
- a CDS encoding NADH-quinone oxidoreductase subunit D, whose product MGETKLFFGPNHPGMHGNFSVHMYVEGDIVKKARPVPGFLHRGFEKLMERRYWYSNISLIPRICVPEPDINEICYAMAVEKIAKIEVPERAQWIRMIVLELARIANHIWNVGGIGGPLGLYTASYWGVADRDRILDIFEALTGARVYHMYIIIGGVRKNMTPKIEDMIWKTLDYIESRLPDYENLIFKNRIVHSRLKGRLILTREQAMEMGVTGVGLRATGVEYDIRKVDPYLFYDRVEFEVPTATEGDAFSRVYLKFKEIPQSIKIIRQTLEKMPQSDRVNVPASKGSGLRRVVPKGMAYAHVESTRGEYGFFVVSDGKNKPYRVAVRGASYPQGLYGIEKYLPGTRIEDVPIWLATMDVCAPEIDR is encoded by the coding sequence ATGGGTGAAACAAAACTCTTTTTCGGGCCGAACCATCCCGGAATGCACGGAAACTTCTCTGTTCACATGTACGTTGAGGGAGACATTGTGAAGAAGGCAAGACCGGTACCCGGTTTTCTTCACAGAGGTTTTGAAAAACTCATGGAAAGACGCTACTGGTACTCCAACATTTCGCTCATACCAAGGATATGTGTTCCAGAACCGGACATCAACGAGATCTGCTATGCCATGGCCGTCGAAAAGATCGCAAAGATAGAAGTCCCAGAGAGAGCACAGTGGATACGAATGATCGTTCTGGAACTTGCAAGAATAGCGAACCACATCTGGAACGTTGGAGGAATAGGAGGTCCTCTTGGGCTCTACACGGCCTCTTACTGGGGTGTCGCAGATAGAGACAGAATTCTCGACATCTTCGAAGCCCTCACTGGAGCCAGGGTATACCACATGTACATAATAATCGGTGGCGTGAGAAAGAACATGACACCAAAAATAGAAGACATGATCTGGAAGACACTGGATTACATAGAGTCCAGGTTGCCTGATTACGAAAATCTCATCTTCAAGAACAGGATCGTTCACTCGAGGCTCAAAGGAAGACTCATTTTGACCAGAGAACAAGCGATGGAGATGGGAGTCACTGGTGTGGGTCTGAGGGCAACGGGCGTGGAGTACGATATCAGAAAAGTCGATCCCTACCTGTTCTACGATAGGGTGGAGTTCGAAGTTCCAACAGCAACTGAGGGAGACGCCTTCAGCAGGGTGTATTTGAAGTTCAAAGAGATTCCCCAGAGCATAAAGATCATCAGACAGACCCTGGAGAAGATGCCGCAGAGCGACAGAGTGAACGTACCTGCTAGCAAAGGAAGTGGACTGAGAAGGGTCGTTCCAAAGGGAATGGCCTATGCCCATGTGGAGTCCACGCGCGGTGAATACGGGTTCTTCGTTGTATCAGATGGAAAGAACAAACCTTACAGGGTTGCAGTGAGGGGAGCATCTTATCCACAGGGTCTCTACGGTATAGAAAAGTATCTTCCTGGAACAAGAATTGAGGACGTTCCCATTTGGCTTGCAACGATGGACGTCTGTGCACCGGAGATAGACAGATGA
- a CDS encoding FAD-dependent oxidoreductase produces MAIQELPKKDFFAPLKAWKFLARKPVTIEVPNKTKREASERYRGFHVNDWGKCIGCGTCSKICPTDAITMVEVPDLTQEDGKLPQRPVIDYGRCSFCALCVDICTTGSLQMTREYIHISEDPEDFIFMPTDKGLNAKMGLYEPGKAPLGWTRDKDSELLDLERVEMTKEPPETRVRSFIEIVKGYSREQAIQEATRCVECGVCTYTCPEHMDIPQYIKSIYEDDLEEGLRWLYRTNPLSMVCGRVCTHRCETACSIGVRGEPVAIQWLKRYIVDSVPLEEYSRILDMKPEKKGKSIGIIGSGPAGLSAAYFLATMGYDVTVYEAESRPGGVMRYGIPKYRLPDEALDKDIAFIEALGVRFVLNTRVGQDIPFEELRKKHDVIFLATGFGLGRSTGVPGTDHPDVKQALPMLKMIRNYLRGDGPKPPIPEKLVVIGGGNVAMDISRSMARLQVMEHGVVNVQVLSLEGCFEDMPADMKEIDEALEEGVVIKPGWGPVEIVIENDRVKGVRFKKCVKVFDDEGKFNPQFDESIQIFVEADMVVEAIGQAPDYSYLPQEIKEKLEFVRGRIRTSEYGQTAIEWLFAGGDIVHGPDIIHGVADGYAAARGIDMYLRKAE; encoded by the coding sequence ATGGCCATTCAGGAACTGCCGAAGAAGGATTTCTTCGCTCCTTTGAAAGCCTGGAAGTTCCTTGCCAGAAAGCCCGTTACCATTGAAGTTCCGAACAAAACCAAAAGGGAAGCCTCGGAAAGATACAGGGGTTTCCACGTGAACGACTGGGGAAAATGTATCGGATGTGGTACATGTTCGAAAATATGCCCCACAGATGCCATAACCATGGTGGAGGTTCCGGATCTCACTCAGGAAGATGGGAAACTCCCACAGAGACCCGTGATAGACTACGGCAGATGTTCTTTCTGTGCTCTCTGTGTGGACATATGCACGACCGGCTCTCTCCAGATGACAAGGGAATACATTCACATCTCGGAAGATCCGGAAGATTTCATCTTCATGCCCACGGATAAGGGATTGAATGCAAAAATGGGACTTTACGAACCAGGAAAAGCTCCCCTTGGATGGACAAGGGACAAAGACTCCGAACTTCTTGACCTTGAGAGGGTAGAGATGACGAAAGAACCACCAGAAACGAGGGTTAGATCCTTCATAGAGATCGTGAAGGGGTACAGCAGGGAACAGGCAATTCAGGAAGCCACAAGGTGTGTGGAATGTGGTGTATGTACCTACACATGTCCCGAGCACATGGATATACCTCAGTACATAAAGTCCATCTATGAGGACGACCTGGAAGAAGGACTAAGATGGCTTTACAGAACGAACCCACTTTCCATGGTCTGTGGTAGAGTCTGTACACACAGATGTGAAACCGCCTGTTCCATCGGTGTGAGGGGAGAGCCGGTTGCGATTCAGTGGCTGAAGAGGTACATAGTGGACAGTGTCCCACTCGAGGAGTACAGCAGGATACTGGACATGAAACCGGAAAAGAAGGGAAAGAGCATCGGTATAATAGGCTCCGGTCCGGCAGGGCTTTCGGCCGCGTACTTTCTTGCCACAATGGGGTACGACGTCACAGTGTACGAAGCAGAATCGAGACCAGGTGGTGTCATGAGATACGGTATACCGAAATACAGACTCCCGGACGAGGCGCTCGACAAAGACATAGCGTTCATAGAGGCACTCGGCGTGAGATTCGTCCTCAACACGAGGGTTGGTCAGGATATTCCCTTCGAAGAACTCAGAAAGAAACACGACGTCATCTTTCTCGCCACGGGATTTGGCCTTGGAAGATCAACGGGAGTACCCGGAACGGATCATCCAGACGTCAAGCAGGCACTTCCCATGTTGAAGATGATCAGAAACTATCTCAGGGGGGACGGTCCAAAACCACCGATTCCGGAGAAACTCGTCGTCATCGGTGGTGGAAACGTCGCCATGGATATCTCCAGATCGATGGCAAGGCTTCAGGTCATGGAGCATGGAGTTGTGAATGTGCAGGTGCTCTCCCTGGAAGGCTGCTTTGAGGATATGCCAGCCGATATGAAAGAGATCGATGAGGCACTCGAAGAAGGTGTGGTCATAAAACCCGGATGGGGACCGGTAGAGATCGTGATAGAAAACGATCGAGTGAAGGGTGTGAGGTTCAAAAAGTGTGTGAAGGTTTTCGACGATGAAGGAAAGTTCAACCCACAGTTCGATGAAAGCATACAGATCTTTGTGGAAGCGGACATGGTGGTCGAGGCGATAGGGCAGGCACCCGACTACTCCTATCTGCCCCAGGAGATAAAAGAAAAACTCGAATTTGTAAGGGGAAGGATCAGAACCAGCGAGTACGGTCAGACAGCCATAGAGTGGTTGTTCGCCGGAGGAGACATCGTCCACGGACCCGATATCATACACGGTGTTGCAGATGGGTATGCAGCCGCCAGAGGAATCGACATGTACCTGAGGAAAGCAGAATGA